The genomic region CACCAATTTCGCTTCGTGCGCGAGGCCGTCCGCCAGAATTTCAACCTCACCGAGGCCGCGAAGGCGCTGTTTACGTCGCAGCCGGGCGTGTCGAAGGCGATCATCGAGCTCGAGGACGAACTGGGCGTGGAAATCTTCAGGCGCCACGGCAAGCGCGTGCGCTCGCTGACCGAACCGGGCCGGATCATCCTCGCCTCGGTCGAACGCATTTTGCAGGAAGTGGAAAGCTTAAAAAGGGTCGGGAAAGATTACGCGGCGCAGGACCAGGGCAACCTGACGATCGCGGCCACGCATACCCAGGCGCGCTACTCGCTGCCGGGGGCGATCGCCGAATTCAAGAAGCGGTTTCCGAAGGTGCATCTGTCGATCCTGCAAGGCAGCCCGACCCAGGTGGCCGAGATGGTGATCCACGATCAGGCCGATCTCGCGATCGCGACCGAGGCGATCGCCGACTACAAGGAGTTGGTGTCGCTGCCTTGCTTCCAGTGGCATCACGCCGCCGTGGTGCCGGCCGACCATCCGCTGCTGGAGCGGCGCCCGCCCTCGCTCGACGACCTGGCGCAATATCCGCTGATCACCTACGACGACGCGTTTGCGGGCCGCAAGAAGATCAATCACGCGTTCGCGCTGCGCGGGCTGTCGCCCGACATCGTGCTGGAGGCGATCGACGCGGACGTGATCAAGACCTACGTGGAACTGGGGCTCGGGGTCGGCATCCTGGCCGACATCGCGTTCAACCCGGAGCGCGACCGCAACCTGCGCGCGATTTCGGTCGGGCACCTGTTCGGCAGCAACGTGACGCGCGTGGCGCTGAAACAAGGCGCGTACCTGCGCGGCTATGTATATACGCTCGTCGAATTGCTGTCGCCGACGCTGAACCGCAAGCTGATCGAGCAGGCGCTGCAGGGCGAGGCAGAATCCTACGAGCTGTGAGGGCGCAAGCGCTTTTCCCATGCGCGATGGCAAGGCGTGCACGGACACGGCCTGGCCGCCGGCCGCCGCGGCGCACGGGCGGCTTGCCCGGCGCGGCGTTTTCCGACATAATCCGCGTTTCGCTCGCGCGCAACCGAACGCGCGAGGCTGCAACAGCTTCTGCCCAGGTGGTGAAACTGGTAGACGCAGGGGACTCAAAATCCCCCGCCGCAAGGCGTGCCGGTTCGATTCCGGCCCTGGGCACCAGTACATAGTTCCGGGAAGTTCCCGGAAGTCCTAAAACCCGCGACAGCTCTAGGCTTCGCGGGTTTTTTCATTCCGGCAAAGTGCCGTGTGGTGCGTAGACAGCCGGGGGCAAGTGGGGGCAACATTGGGGGCAACCCACCCGAAATTGCCTTACCCGTCAGGAGTTGCCCCCGTGCCATTAACCGATACAGCCATCCGGAACGCCAAGCCGGCCGACAAGCCCTTGCGCCTGTTCGACGGAGGCGGCCTCTATCTGGAAATCGCCCCGAGCGGGGGCAAGTGGTGGCGCCTCAAATACCGGTTTGGGGGCAAGGAAAAGCGCTACTCGCTCGGCGTCTACCCGGACGTTACATTGGCGATCGCACGGAAGAAGCGCGACGAAGCCCGTGAAAAGCTCGCTGCCGGCATCGATCCCGGTGAAGCGAAGAAGGCGGAAAAAAGGGCCGGCCTGCTTGCGGCCGCCCATTCGTTTGAGGTTGTCGCTCGCGGCTGGATGGCCGAGCGCAAGACGACTGTAGAGCCAGCGCAGCATGACAAGACACTCGC from Burkholderia glumae LMG 2196 = ATCC 33617 harbors:
- a CDS encoding CysB family HTH-type transcriptional regulator, whose protein sequence is MNLHQFRFVREAVRQNFNLTEAAKALFTSQPGVSKAIIELEDELGVEIFRRHGKRVRSLTEPGRIILASVERILQEVESLKRVGKDYAAQDQGNLTIAATHTQARYSLPGAIAEFKKRFPKVHLSILQGSPTQVAEMVIHDQADLAIATEAIADYKELVSLPCFQWHHAAVVPADHPLLERRPPSLDDLAQYPLITYDDAFAGRKKINHAFALRGLSPDIVLEAIDADVIKTYVELGLGVGILADIAFNPERDRNLRAISVGHLFGSNVTRVALKQGAYLRGYVYTLVELLSPTLNRKLIEQALQGEAESYEL